A stretch of the Coleofasciculus sp. FACHB-1120 genome encodes the following:
- a CDS encoding ion channel, translated as MQILLTCLGVALVVSIVVDVLWTTIAVGGGGGPITSRVSNCLWKLLLHRHRSSPSHQMLSVAGYSTIGISTLLWILATWAGWVLIFSTSDRSLISADTKQPADIWERIYFTGYTLVTLGLGDYQPQGKIWQLATATAAANGFFLITLSITYLLSVVSAGTQKRQLATYISSLGYTPTEIVTKAWNGKDFGMLSQHLVAIAPMLALYGQSHFAYPVLHYFHSTRRETAAEVNMAVLDEALTLLEFGIKPEHRPDSVALYPVRQTLSVFLETLTSAYIKPASDVPPLAVLDELRAYGIPTVSDEAFASEVSNLTKRRRLLLALVRNDGWSWKEVGNRFG; from the coding sequence ATGCAAATATTGCTAACTTGTTTGGGAGTTGCGCTCGTCGTCTCAATCGTAGTTGATGTGCTTTGGACAACGATCGCCGTCGGCGGTGGTGGTGGGCCGATTACATCTAGAGTGTCCAACTGCTTGTGGAAATTGCTCCTCCATCGACATCGCTCCTCTCCCTCTCATCAGATGCTTTCCGTTGCAGGCTATAGCACCATTGGCATTTCTACGCTGCTGTGGATTTTGGCTACTTGGGCAGGATGGGTCTTAATTTTTAGCACGAGCGATCGCTCGTTGATTTCTGCGGATACAAAGCAGCCTGCCGACATCTGGGAGAGAATTTACTTCACAGGTTACACGTTAGTAACGCTCGGTCTCGGAGACTACCAGCCCCAAGGAAAAATCTGGCAATTAGCAACAGCCACAGCAGCCGCGAATGGGTTTTTCCTAATTACTTTGTCGATTACCTATCTGCTTTCTGTGGTATCAGCTGGGACTCAAAAGCGACAGCTAGCAACCTACATTTCGTCTCTTGGCTATACTCCCACCGAAATCGTCACCAAAGCTTGGAACGGTAAAGATTTTGGAATGCTGTCTCAGCACTTGGTAGCGATCGCACCCATGCTAGCCTTATACGGGCAAAGTCATTTCGCTTATCCAGTACTTCATTACTTTCATAGCACTAGGCGGGAGACGGCAGCGGAAGTTAACATGGCTGTCTTGGACGAGGCGCTGACCTTGCTTGAATTTGGCATCAAGCCGGAACATCGACCCGATTCGGTGGCGCTGTACCCAGTGAGACAAACCCTGTCAGTCTTTCTAGAAACCCTGACTTCTGCTTACATTAAGCCAGCCTCAGACGTGCCACCCCTGGCAGTGCTAGATGAGTTACGAGCGTATGGGATTCCCACTGTCAGCGATGAAGCCTTTGCATCAGAAGTCAGCAACTTGACGAAACGACGACGTTTGCTCCTCGCCTTAGTGAGAAATGATGGGTGGTCGTGGAAAGAGGTCGGGAATCGGTTTGGGTAA
- a CDS encoding photosystem II S4 domain protein, with protein sequence MLPREELLKGVENRETVARVIDLADQAIKTWEVVFTDFLSPPELAEIQQAFNRLTEVQLVAWGGYPQAERQRIAIARAELPLDASQVSIAAIDIAGNFLFDQATHRDFLGAMLGCGIVREKTGDVIVLGEQGAQAIVVPEMVEFLGMHLNQVRSVPVKTRQIELSELKIREPKKKELTTVEASLRLDAIASAGFGMSRSKMVDFIDGGDVRLNWKEVTQPSHLLKSGDLIAIRGKGRLEVGEIAVTKKERYRVQLTRFM encoded by the coding sequence ATGTTGCCAAGGGAAGAACTCCTCAAAGGAGTTGAAAATCGAGAGACTGTAGCTCGTGTTATCGATCTAGCGGATCAAGCGATTAAAACGTGGGAAGTGGTCTTTACAGATTTTCTGTCTCCCCCAGAACTGGCTGAAATCCAGCAAGCGTTTAATCGGTTAACAGAAGTCCAACTGGTTGCTTGGGGAGGTTATCCGCAAGCTGAACGACAGCGGATTGCGATCGCGCGTGCAGAATTGCCCCTCGATGCCTCACAAGTTTCGATTGCTGCTATCGATATTGCCGGTAATTTCTTGTTCGACCAAGCTACCCACCGAGACTTCCTCGGCGCAATGTTGGGGTGTGGGATCGTCCGCGAAAAGACTGGCGACGTGATTGTGTTGGGAGAGCAAGGAGCGCAGGCGATTGTTGTTCCAGAAATGGTGGAATTTTTGGGAATGCATCTCAATCAGGTGCGTTCTGTCCCAGTAAAAACTCGGCAAATTGAATTAAGCGAGTTAAAAATTCGGGAACCGAAAAAGAAAGAATTGACAACGGTGGAAGCTTCATTGAGGCTGGATGCGATCGCTTCCGCTGGCTTTGGGATGTCTCGCAGCAAAATGGTTGATTTTATTGACGGCGGTGATGTGCGATTGAATTGGAAAGAAGTCACTCAGCCAAGTCATCTTCTAAAGTCTGGAGACTTAATTGCGATTCGCGGCAAAGGACGGTTAGAGGTTGGGGAAATTGCTGTTACTAAAAAAGAACGTTACCGCGTGCAGCTAACAAGATTTATGTAA
- a CDS encoding transposase, translated as MKETTPAAMPPCFDRWCKRFDDLFSHQAQKREFRNYIGGLLGESERKNLSQIANNAVGVTYHRLHHFLTEAPWSSQEVNERRLLVMNQCSQTRISRGFTLIV; from the coding sequence ATGAAAGAGACAACTCCCGCCGCCATGCCTCCTTGCTTCGATAGATGGTGTAAACGCTTTGATGATCTCTTTTCACATCAAGCCCAAAAAAGGGAGTTTAGGAACTATATTGGGGGATTATTAGGGGAAAGTGAACGAAAAAATCTGTCTCAAATTGCGAATAACGCTGTCGGAGTGACTTATCACCGATTACATCATTTTTTGACGGAAGCGCCTTGGTCATCGCAAGAGGTAAACGAGCGGCGATTGCTGGTGATGAATCAGTGCAGCCAAACCCGAATAAGTAGAGGATTCACGTTAATCGT